The proteins below come from a single Crossiella sp. CA-258035 genomic window:
- a CDS encoding pentapeptide repeat-containing protein, producing the protein MAERLGGRPAPATDTTVHNRDWDVEQDLSGQSFTRVAFLDVDLSEMSSRQATFTDCTFRQCRFNASEHTGSAFLNCTFTRCRFFDTQFVDCKLSGSMFDGCTYELFTVTGGDWSYVGLPGANLTRATFTGTRLREADLTAARLRKATLHRVDLTDALLHRVDLTQADLRGTDLTALDPRNAELQGARIDPDQALVLVTALGLRVG; encoded by the coding sequence ATGGCTGAGCGCCTGGGCGGCAGACCCGCGCCCGCCACCGACACCACCGTGCACAACCGCGACTGGGACGTTGAGCAGGACCTCTCCGGCCAGAGCTTCACCCGGGTCGCCTTCCTCGACGTGGACCTCTCGGAGATGTCCAGCCGCCAGGCCACCTTCACCGACTGCACCTTCCGGCAGTGCCGGTTCAACGCCAGCGAACACACCGGCAGCGCCTTCCTCAACTGCACCTTCACCCGCTGCCGCTTCTTCGACACCCAGTTCGTCGACTGCAAGCTCAGCGGCAGCATGTTCGACGGCTGCACCTACGAGCTGTTCACCGTCACCGGCGGCGACTGGTCCTACGTCGGCCTGCCCGGCGCCAACCTCACCCGCGCCACCTTCACCGGCACCCGCCTGCGCGAGGCCGACCTCACCGCCGCCCGCCTCCGCAAGGCCACCCTGCACCGGGTCGACCTCACCGACGCGCTGCTGCACCGGGTCGACCTCACCCAGGCCGACCTCCGCGGCACCGACCTGACCGCCCTGGATCCCCGCAACGCCGAGCTCCAGGGCGCGCGGATCGACCCGGACCAGGCCCTGGTGCTGGTCACCGCGCTCGGCCTGCGCGTCGGCTGA
- a CDS encoding ABC transporter ATP-binding protein produces the protein MTLLELRDLTITYASARGPVPAVRGVNLTLDAGQTLGMAGESGCGKSTVAMSILRLLPRSATISGQILLDGEDVTGMSWGRLRAVRWAAASVIFQGAMHALNPVRRIGEQIAEPILVHKGAGAASSRQSDVDAAVAELLERVGLPARHARAYPHELSGGQKQRVMIALALACSPRLVIADEPTTALDVMVQAQVLDLLAELVAERGIGLMMISHDLSVLAQTCQRLAVMYAGRIVELGPARQVTTAPVHPYSAALSAAFPTVGDPASRMAPRGLPGDPPDPADLPSGCPFHPRCGVSRPECATTDLQLRPAGEDHAAACVHAHVPEAAR, from the coding sequence ATGACCCTGCTGGAACTGCGCGACCTCACCATCACCTACGCCTCCGCGCGCGGCCCGGTGCCCGCGGTGCGCGGGGTGAACCTGACCCTGGACGCCGGGCAGACCCTCGGCATGGCGGGGGAGTCCGGCTGCGGGAAGTCCACCGTGGCCATGTCCATCCTGCGGCTGCTGCCGCGCAGCGCGACCATCAGCGGGCAGATCCTGCTCGACGGCGAGGACGTCACCGGCATGTCCTGGGGCCGGCTGCGCGCGGTGCGCTGGGCCGCGGCCTCGGTGATCTTCCAGGGCGCGATGCACGCGCTCAACCCGGTGCGCCGCATCGGCGAGCAGATCGCCGAACCCATCCTGGTGCACAAGGGCGCGGGCGCGGCCTCCAGCCGTCAGTCCGATGTGGACGCAGCAGTGGCCGAGCTGCTGGAACGCGTCGGACTGCCCGCCCGGCACGCCCGTGCCTACCCGCACGAGCTCTCCGGCGGGCAGAAGCAGCGGGTGATGATCGCCCTCGCGCTGGCCTGCTCGCCGCGGCTGGTCATCGCCGACGAACCGACCACCGCGCTGGATGTCATGGTGCAGGCCCAGGTGCTGGACCTGCTGGCCGAACTGGTCGCCGAACGCGGCATCGGCCTGATGATGATCAGCCACGACCTGTCCGTGCTGGCCCAGACCTGCCAGCGGCTGGCGGTCATGTACGCCGGGCGGATCGTCGAGCTCGGACCCGCCCGGCAGGTCACCACCGCCCCGGTGCACCCCTACAGCGCCGCGCTGTCCGCGGCCTTCCCGACCGTGGGCGACCCAGCCTCCCGGATGGCCCCCCGCGGCCTGCCCGGCGACCCGCCCGACCCGGCCGACCTGCCCAGTGGCTGCCCGTTCCACCCCAGATGTGGTGTCTCCCGACCGGAATGCGCCACCACCGATCTCCAGCTGCGGCCCGCGGGCGAGGACCACGCCGCGGCCTGCGTGCACGCCCACGTCCCGGAGGCCGCCCGATGA
- a CDS encoding ABC transporter permease — MSAPVSPRALAWARRREAAGRAWRQFRLDRGGLAGLCGLVLITLLALLAPLVTDATQLDVTKTTGRPLQGPSADYLLGTDETGRSVLLLVWWGARVSLTVGLAAAVLTMVIGTLVGLLAGHFGGWVAAVLMRFTDFFLVLPSLVLAIALSSVLDRSLLTIVVAIGLTSWPSAARLVRAQTLAVEARPYIERARALGGGHRHLILRHVLPSTAPLVFADTTLQVASAIVAESTLSFLGLGDPTVVTWGSMLRAALNSGAVSAGAWWYVLPPGIGIMLVVLAFTLCGRALEAVLNPRLRNPGGR; from the coding sequence GTGAGCGCCCCCGTCTCGCCCCGCGCCCTGGCCTGGGCCCGCCGCCGCGAGGCCGCCGGCCGCGCCTGGCGGCAGTTCCGGCTCGACCGCGGCGGCCTGGCCGGGCTGTGCGGGCTGGTCCTGATCACGCTGCTGGCCCTGCTGGCCCCGCTGGTCACCGACGCCACCCAACTCGATGTCACCAAGACCACCGGACGGCCGTTGCAGGGGCCCAGCGCGGACTACCTGCTCGGCACCGACGAGACCGGCCGCTCGGTGCTGCTGCTGGTCTGGTGGGGCGCCCGGGTCTCGCTGACCGTCGGCCTGGCCGCGGCGGTGCTGACCATGGTCATCGGCACCCTGGTCGGGTTGCTGGCCGGGCACTTCGGCGGCTGGGTGGCCGCGGTGCTGATGCGCTTCACCGACTTCTTCCTGGTGCTGCCCTCCCTGGTGCTGGCCATCGCGCTGAGCAGCGTGCTCGACCGCAGCCTGCTCACCATCGTGGTGGCCATCGGCCTGACCTCCTGGCCCAGCGCCGCCCGCCTGGTCCGCGCGCAGACCCTCGCGGTGGAGGCCAGGCCCTACATCGAACGCGCCCGCGCCCTCGGCGGCGGCCACCGTCACCTCATCCTGCGGCACGTGCTGCCCTCCACCGCGCCACTGGTCTTCGCCGACACCACGCTGCAGGTGGCCAGCGCGATCGTGGCGGAGTCCACGCTGTCCTTCCTCGGCCTGGGCGACCCCACCGTGGTCACCTGGGGCTCGATGCTGCGCGCCGCCCTCAACAGCGGCGCGGTCTCCGCCGGGGCCTGGTGGTACGTGCTGCCACCGGGCATCGGCATCATGCTCGTCGTGCTCGCCTTCACCCTGTGCGGACGGGCCTTGGAAGCCGTGCTCAACCCACGGCTGCGCAACCCGGGGGGACGCTAG
- a CDS encoding phosphotransferase produces the protein MKDRPPALTDEVLREALHAWHITPTSLTHAPVGFGDHHWTATDDHSPRWFVTVADLTGKPHCGPTPDLAWHGLHQAMATAAALPLDFVAAPLRTPDGHTLRRLGSHYAISVFPYLDGSTGDFGDPLTPADRAELLDLLASLHHTPPPPTTPPHRPDLPSRTQLNTALSTLRGPWTGGPFAEPARDLLTRHATTLQRRLEEFDHRAATLRGRPVLTHGEPHPGNLLRTRHRRYLLDWDTVALAVPERDLWLLAPDAGDLARYTEISGHPVDPSALELYRLRWALEDVAAFLTWFRAPHTRTADTEQAWTGLAGTLAELGDG, from the coding sequence ATGAAGGACCGGCCACCCGCCCTGACCGATGAGGTCCTGCGCGAAGCGTTGCACGCCTGGCACATCACCCCCACCAGCCTCACCCACGCCCCCGTCGGCTTCGGCGACCACCACTGGACCGCCACCGACGACCACAGCCCCCGCTGGTTCGTCACCGTCGCCGACCTGACCGGCAAGCCCCACTGCGGCCCCACCCCCGATCTCGCCTGGCACGGCCTCCACCAGGCCATGGCCACCGCCGCCGCGCTGCCCCTGGACTTCGTGGCCGCCCCGCTGCGCACCCCCGACGGCCACACCCTGCGCCGCCTCGGCTCCCACTACGCGATCAGCGTCTTCCCCTACCTGGACGGCAGCACCGGCGACTTCGGCGACCCCCTCACCCCCGCCGACCGCGCCGAGCTCCTCGACCTGCTGGCCAGCCTCCACCACACCCCACCCCCGCCAACCACCCCACCCCACCGCCCAGACCTGCCCTCCCGAACCCAGCTCAACACCGCCCTGAGCACCCTCCGCGGTCCCTGGACCGGCGGCCCCTTCGCCGAACCCGCCCGCGACCTGCTCACCCGGCACGCCACCACCCTCCAGCGCCGGCTCGAGGAGTTCGACCACCGAGCCGCCACCCTGCGCGGCCGCCCGGTGCTCACCCACGGCGAACCCCACCCCGGCAACCTGCTCCGCACCCGGCACCGCCGCTACCTGCTCGACTGGGACACCGTCGCCCTGGCCGTGCCCGAACGCGACCTGTGGCTGCTCGCCCCGGACGCCGGGGACCTGGCTCGCTACACCGAAATCAGCGGCCACCCGGTCGACCCCTCGGCCCTGGAGCTGTACCGGCTGCGCTGGGCACTGGAGGACGTCGCCGCCTTCCTCACCTGGTTCCGCGCCCCGCACACCCGCACCGCCGACACCGAACAGGCCTGGACCGGTCTCGCCGGCACCCTGGCCGAGCTGGGCGATGGCTAG
- a CDS encoding ABC transporter permease, protein MLAPAEQLEPAGKTGRKSTGTLRYVLGKLGGALISVLFVIVLGFLLFRVIPGDPVQTMTRGRPVGAEQLAQLRVEFGLDRPLWMQFLDYFGGLFQGELGVSYTYRRPVGELILDRLGPTLLLVGTGTLIAVLIGLWLGVRSAWKHGSRFDKLATGSALTLWSAHTAWLGLILMMATGRLFPSGGMEDPSVPNEFFPKLLDIAHHLALPCLTFVAVVFAQYQLVMRSALLEETGADYLTTARAKGLTDDEVRRRHAVPNAMLPTITLIFLRLGLVVQGAVTVETVFTWPGLGLLLYEGLSVPDLPLLQGVFTVLAGSVVAMNVVADLLYRVFDPRVRAA, encoded by the coding sequence CTGCTCGCCCCGGCCGAGCAGCTGGAACCAGCGGGCAAGACCGGTAGGAAGTCCACCGGCACGCTGCGCTACGTGCTCGGCAAGCTCGGCGGCGCGCTGATCAGCGTGCTGTTCGTGATCGTGCTCGGGTTCCTGCTGTTCCGGGTCATCCCCGGCGACCCCGTGCAGACCATGACCCGCGGCCGCCCGGTCGGGGCCGAGCAGCTGGCCCAGCTGCGCGTCGAGTTCGGCCTGGACCGTCCACTGTGGATGCAGTTCCTGGACTACTTCGGCGGGCTGTTCCAGGGCGAGCTGGGCGTCTCCTACACCTACCGGCGGCCGGTGGGCGAGCTGATCCTGGACCGGCTCGGGCCCACCCTGCTGCTGGTGGGCACCGGCACGCTGATCGCGGTGCTGATCGGGCTGTGGCTGGGCGTGCGCAGCGCGTGGAAGCACGGCAGCCGCTTCGACAAGCTGGCCACCGGCAGCGCGCTGACCCTGTGGTCGGCGCACACCGCCTGGCTCGGCCTGATCCTGATGATGGCCACCGGCAGGCTGTTCCCCTCCGGCGGCATGGAAGACCCTTCGGTGCCCAACGAGTTCTTCCCCAAGCTGCTCGACATCGCCCACCACCTGGCGCTGCCCTGCCTGACCTTCGTCGCGGTGGTCTTCGCCCAGTACCAGCTGGTGATGCGCTCGGCGCTGCTGGAGGAGACCGGCGCGGACTACCTCACCACCGCCCGCGCCAAGGGCCTCACCGACGACGAGGTCCGCCGCCGTCACGCCGTGCCCAACGCCATGCTGCCCACCATCACCCTGATCTTCCTGCGCCTGGGCCTGGTGGTGCAGGGCGCGGTGACCGTGGAGACCGTGTTCACCTGGCCCGGTCTCGGGCTGTTGCTCTACGAAGGGCTCAGCGTGCCCGATCTGCCGCTGCTGCAAGGAGTCTTCACCGTGCTGGCCGGCAGCGTGGTGGCCATGAACGTGGTGGCCGACCTGCTCTACCGGGTCTTCGACCCCAGGGTGCGTGCCGCGTGA
- a CDS encoding ABC transporter substrate-binding protein yields the protein MTSARRVRGLLGALLACAVVAAPAMLAAAPQATAQQQAGTTLRVGLLQGIDSLNPFLASLQSSTEIGRLMYDFLTSYKAEDNSPGEGLAKEWSASPDKLTWTFTLRDNAKWSDDTPITAKDVAFTYNLMMKDPVAATANGSFVTNFDTVTASPDGKQVVIRTKTPQATMLALDVPVVPEHVWSKVGAGLKDYTNEQQPVVSSGPFTLLEHKAEQYVKLKANKGYWRAAPKIDELHFVYFKNSDAAVQALRKGEIDLVNRLTAAQYQALQNENGVKLNKANGRRFSELVLNPGAATKEGAPIGDGHPALKDVKVRQAIAKAIDPKQLVERVLQGFGQVGGGFIPPVYPDFHLTPEAAGSAFDPAAANAALDAAGYRKGANNIRAGADGKPLTFRLFARNDRPNDITSAEYVKRWLADIGVGVELQTISANQMNERTTGGQYDIAFSGWGTNPDPDFILSLHTCDQRPGADGKGGTTDSYLCDPEYDRLYKAQLGEFDRAKRGELVKQMQKVAVDRAASVILYYENAMEAYRSDKFAAFTTQPSQGGVIREQNGMWGYYSATPVGASGDTGSGSNTGLIIGIVIAVVVVGGIAVLLVARRRKASADDRE from the coding sequence GGCCAGTCTCCAGTCCTCCACGGAGATCGGCAGGCTGATGTATGACTTCCTCACCTCCTACAAGGCCGAGGACAACAGCCCCGGCGAAGGCCTGGCCAAGGAGTGGTCCGCCTCGCCGGACAAGCTGACCTGGACCTTCACCCTGCGGGACAACGCGAAGTGGTCCGACGACACGCCGATCACGGCCAAGGACGTCGCCTTCACCTACAACCTGATGATGAAGGACCCGGTCGCGGCCACCGCCAACGGCAGCTTCGTGACCAACTTCGACACCGTCACCGCCTCGCCTGACGGCAAGCAGGTCGTGATCAGGACCAAGACGCCGCAGGCCACCATGCTGGCCCTGGACGTGCCGGTGGTGCCAGAGCACGTCTGGTCCAAGGTCGGCGCCGGCCTGAAGGACTACACCAACGAGCAGCAGCCGGTGGTCTCCAGCGGGCCGTTCACCCTGCTGGAACACAAGGCCGAGCAGTACGTCAAGCTCAAGGCCAACAAGGGCTACTGGCGCGCCGCGCCCAAGATCGACGAGCTGCACTTCGTCTACTTCAAGAACAGCGACGCCGCCGTGCAGGCGCTGCGCAAGGGCGAGATCGACCTGGTCAACCGGCTCACCGCCGCGCAGTACCAGGCCCTGCAGAACGAGAACGGCGTCAAGCTGAACAAGGCCAACGGCCGCCGCTTCTCCGAGCTGGTGCTCAACCCCGGCGCGGCCACCAAGGAAGGCGCGCCCATCGGCGACGGGCACCCCGCGCTCAAGGACGTCAAGGTGCGCCAGGCCATCGCCAAGGCCATCGACCCCAAGCAGCTGGTCGAGCGGGTGCTGCAGGGCTTCGGCCAGGTCGGCGGCGGCTTCATCCCGCCGGTCTACCCCGACTTCCACCTCACCCCCGAGGCCGCGGGCAGCGCCTTCGACCCCGCCGCGGCCAACGCCGCCCTGGACGCCGCCGGATACCGCAAGGGCGCCAACAACATCCGCGCCGGGGCCGACGGCAAGCCGCTGACCTTCCGGCTCTTCGCCCGCAACGACCGGCCCAACGACATCACCAGCGCCGAGTACGTCAAGCGCTGGCTGGCCGACATCGGCGTTGGGGTCGAGCTGCAGACCATCTCGGCCAACCAGATGAACGAGCGCACCACCGGCGGGCAGTACGACATCGCCTTCTCCGGCTGGGGCACCAACCCCGACCCCGACTTCATCCTCAGCCTGCACACCTGCGACCAGCGTCCCGGCGCCGACGGCAAGGGCGGCACCACCGACTCCTACCTCTGCGACCCCGAGTACGACCGGCTGTACAAGGCGCAGCTGGGCGAGTTCGACCGGGCCAAGCGCGGCGAGTTGGTCAAGCAGATGCAGAAGGTCGCGGTGGACCGGGCCGCCAGCGTGATCCTGTACTACGAGAACGCGATGGAGGCCTACCGCAGCGACAAGTTCGCCGCCTTCACCACCCAGCCCAGCCAGGGTGGCGTGATCCGCGAGCAGAACGGCATGTGGGGCTACTACAGCGCCACCCCCGTCGGCGCCAGCGGGGACACCGGCTCCGGGAGCAACACCGGGCTGATCATCGGCATCGTGATCGCCGTGGTCGTGGTGGGCGGCATCGCCGTGCTGCTGGTGGCCCGCCGCCGCAAGGCCTCCGCCGACGATCGGGAGTGA